cccagcagagccctggcactgGGGTCTCAGGGCAGGATAGGGCAGacagagcctggcaggggctgtgagaccctgggctgcagggccctgggTGCCCctgggggcaggcagagcctggcaggggcctgggagctgccagaggctgcagagttgCTGCCCCTGCCCGGTGCTCTGTGCATGGTGCTCGGtgccctctgccctgctcctgctgctcggggTTTGCTGGTGCCCACAGACGTGTGGAGTGCAGtgccccctcccagtccctgcccGCTGCCCAGAAGCAGTGTGGTGCCAGTGCTGGTGCCATTGCCCAGAGCTcagtggcagcagtgctgctgctggtgcctgtgggtggcactggtggcTGTACTGGTGTCAGTGCTCCGTCCCGGTGGTGGTGACAGTGCATGGTGGCACTGCCTGCTGCGTGGTGCTTTGTGCACTGTGTGGTGCTGGTGCCGGTGCCCACGCTGGTGCTGGTGCCCAGCTCCTGGTACCAGGGGGTGCTGCTGGTTTGGTGCCTCAGTACTGGTGGCCTTGCCTGGTGCCCACTGCCTCTGGCCAGTGCCAAGTGTCCCTGTCCAGTTCTGGTCCCAGTGCCTTCTGACCAGTGTCCGTGCCCGCTGCCAAGCCCCTGGTGCCCAGTGCCCACTGTCCAGTGCCCAGTTCCCTGCGGcgcctgcctgtgctgggctgctgggttggggctggggctgggcggTGGGCGGCTGCTGCCTGCGGGTGTTCCTGCCCCGCTCTCTCGGGGCcggtctgtctgtctgtccggGAGCTGCTCGGGGCCGGTCCGTCTGTCTGTCGCTCTCTCGGGGCGGCGCCGCTCGGGGCCGGTCCGTCCGTCTGTCGCTCTCTCGGGGCCGGTCCGTCTGTCTGTCCGGGAGCCTCTCGGGGCCGGTCCGTCTGTCTGTCGCTCTCTCGGGGCGGCGCCGCTCGGGGCGGTCCGTGCAGGAGGAAGCGCGGCCGGGGCAGAGCGGCCCCGCGGCGGCCGGAGCCGCACACTCGGTGAGTGCCGGGGATCGCTGCCCCAGCgtgcccctgtcccccctgcCGCCCCCAGCGCCTTCCCCTGCCCGCCCCCCTTCTCCCTCTGCGCCCCCCGGGCCGATTCCCCATCTCCCACCgcctgcctgtccccagcccctaTCCCAGCTGCCCTTCTCCTGTCCCATCTTCCCTCTGCCCTTCCactcccctgcaccccctttcctcCCGTTCCTTTCCCCGCGTTTTCCGTCCTTCTCTGTGTCCCCCTAGAAATCCCTGCCCCACCTCGCTGCCCTACCTGCACTCTTTGCCCCACTCGGcatcccccctgccccccagtgccctgctcaccccctgcACCCCCCCTTCTGCCTCCCCTCCTGGCTCTGGTGGGTCCGTGGGTGCCTTGTGGGGGTCCcttggggctggcagggagtggggagcacagctctgcacccCGAACCCAAACCAGTGGGGTCTGCCGGGggtcccctgccctgctgtgggaaCACCCCCACACCCGGGGTGACAGGGGCTCTGTCCCGCAggggtgggcagtgccaggcaggcCACGTGTCTGACGAGGGGCAGGGAGATGGATCGTGGAGTCACCGTGGAGAACCCCTACGCCAGCGTCAACATCCCACGGGAGCAGTTCCAGCAAAGCTTCATCACTCGCTACCTGAGAGACGAGCCCACCATCATTGCCAACCCCGCAGCCGTGCCCTCCTACGGCACGGAggggcacacagagcctgctCATGGCTGGAACAGCACAACCATCTCCACAGACAAGTCCTGGTCCCGTCCCCACAACCCCTACGCCAGCCTGAGGATGCCCAACGGGGACTCATCTGCCTCCTTCTACACGGTGACCCTGGACAAGCCCGCCAAGGGCCGGGAGCAGGGGGCTGGCAGGCGATgcggctgctgcagctgctgctcctgctgcccaaaGTGCTGCTGTGTCATCTCCTAAGGGCCCTCCCTGCGTGCACGGGATGTGTGACCATGGGATGGGGCCAAGTGACCCACAGGGACATGGCTGCTGGCCTGGGCACCTCTGGCAGAGTTGGCACTGGCTGGACTGACGTTGCTTTTTCCCTGTGAACTCTGCAGCCGGATGTGCTGGTGATGGGCACCTGCCAGGCGGGCCATGGGGCCCAGGAGGCTGAGGACGATGTGTGCCAGGACAGGTGTCCCCAAGAAGTGACTGCACTGGAGGTGGGACAGCGATCCTGcacagagcccctgccagagtCCCCGTGCTGGGAAACCTCCACCCTGGGAAGGGGCGGGCAGTGCCCACCTGCTcgtggctgggctggggtgcTGGCAGCCCTGTGTGCGTGGCAGAGAAGGACATCACCATCACTGTCTTGGAGCAGTGCAGAAGAGCCGGGGACAAGCCTCCGGCTGGCACAGGGATCCACCTCCCCAGGAGAGAGTCATCCCCCTCCCACAGCATCACGAGTACCAAACTCCATCTGgatcctgctcctcctcaccaCACGGCCATGGGGTAGAGGGATGGAATCAGGAAAGACAGCCAAAGCATGGCAGAGTGCTGGGCCGTGCTCCAGGGCAGCACCTGATGGCACAGCATGGTTGTGGGCATTGACATCCGGAGCCAGGAAACCTCCAGCCCCATTCTGTTCCTCCTGCCAGGCCTTGGGGGCGCTGGGCACAGCCTCTTGTCCCACCTGCACCCAGAGGCAGCTCCAGTGCAGAgggctggcccagctccagcagtggggcagcaccTGGGCACCTTGTGGGGAGGCAGAGGCCCGGCATTGGCCttttgcagctccctgggctcgGAGGAAGGCGGGAGGAGCCGGTGGCTCTTCGCTGGCTCTTTGCCGTGTGCTGGGGCTCCTGCAGGCTGCGCTTTTGGCCGGGGCTGCTGCCATCGACCTGGAACAAGCCCTCTGTTGTGCTGCTGTGCCGCCCTGGTGCTGACGTCCCCCTGCggtgctggcagccctgcctggcGCTGGTGTCCCGGgacagctgctctgccaggcggcagctgctcctgcgctgcgggagcggggctgggaggagTGCCTGTGTTTGCAGATGACTTCAGGTTGCTGCAAATAAAACTACAgtcctctcctgccctgccaagGTGTGCCTCTTCCCTCCACCCAGGCTTTTCTGGGATTCCCGTGTCATTTCTTGCTTTCCCTGGTGGGTGTGTAAGGGCAGTGCTAAAGCCTCCAAACCAGGCTTAACTCTTGCCCTGCTGACTTGTGACAGCAGAAGCTCATGCTGAGCTCTTTGGCTGCTGCCCGggtccagcagtgccagcccgggtccagcagtgccagcccgggtccagcagtgccagcccaggtccagcagtgccagcccagctccagcagtgccagcccagctccagcagtgccagcctggctccagcagtgccaggtgggtccagcagtgccagcccagctccagcagtgccagcctggctccagcagtgGCCAGGCATTCCCAGTACAGACTGCTCCTGTCTGTCTGGGGACACTGTCTGGTGCttggcccagccctgccaagctGGATGACTGTCCTGTCTGGAAAAAATGTGTGAGTCTTTGGGAGAGGCTGAGGAAGGGCCCGGCAAAGGGAAGTTCCTGGCTGGGCAGCTGGGTGGGCTCCAGGACACTGCCTGGGCTGACTGTGACCCCCTGGGAGTCCCTCAGCAACAGAGCTCACCATGGCTTGGAATTCGCCAGAGCTTGGAGCCCACCTGCACTGAGGCCCTGCGAGTACTGGGTGCCCAGCACTGCTTGGGTGCCACCAGACAGATCCCACGGGAAACCCACAATTCTGGGAGCCCACCCAGCTGGAagctcccagctcccaccaTTGCTGGGAGCCCACCCCAGGAGCCCGCCACGGCCCGGGAGCGCTTCACTCTTGAAATGCCACTCCGAGCCCCGTGCCCTGGGCTGTTCTGGGCTGGGTGGCAGtgtcctggcagagctgtgccctggcacaggtcCCGGCGGTGGGTGGCCGGGCTGTGCGGCTGACAGGGACCCGGCCCCGCGGTGTCAGCCCTGCACAAGGAGCTCTCTTGTTCTCCGTGCCCGGAccgcagcggggccgggcacaTCCAGCCCTTGTTTGCTTCCACACCGCCAGCCGTGCCCGAGCGTGCGGCGGGCAGGGGCACGGCACGGCCGGGGACGGAAAAGGGTCCCCGGGGTGTGCGGGGGGCtcggcggggcagggcagggcagggcagggcagggatgggcaggactgggatgggcagggcagggcagggcagggatgggcagggcagggatgggcagggatgggcaggactgggatggacagggcagggcagggcaggacagggcagggcggggcagggtggggcagggcagggcagggcggggtggggcagggcagggcggggcagggcggggcagggcggggtggggcagggcaggggccaCCTCTGCCGCGGGTCCTCGCTGCCCTTCCCGAGGTGCCCGCGGTGcccggggctgtgctgggtgacCGCCACTCCTGGAGCCGGGTGGCGGTGCCGGGCTCCGGCTCGTCCCCAGCAGACCTTTGCTCTCCCTGCGGGTGCCGCTCCCTGTCGCGGTGCCAAAGGTCCCTGCAGGCCCGCGGGTGATCCCGGGAGGAGGGAAACACGTTTCCCACCCGTGTGTGTCGCTGCTGATCGCAGATCTGCCTTCCCTGAGGGGACACCTTATTGCTCCACacagctccctgaaaggagcTGTAGTCAGGTAAAGGTTGGCCTCTTTTTCCCAataacaggacaagagggagcGGCCTCAGCTTGTGTCAGGGGATGCATCAGATAGTAGGAAAAAAcatttcactgaaagggttgtaaagccctggcacaggctgcccatgGCCAttgtggagtcaccatccctgtcAGTGTTCAAAAAgcgtgtggatgtggcacctggggacataGGTTAGTGGTGagtggtgctgctgggttgaTATTTAACTTGATGATGTTAAAGatattttccaaccttaatggttctgtgattcctgTTCCTGCCTTTGGCAGGGCTGGCGGTGCCCTTGGTGTCACATGGCAGATGCAcagcccctgtccccaagggctCCCCTGCTCCAAACTCcgcctgtgctgagctggggtGCCCAGCAAGGGGCAGAAGTGGCCGAGggcagctgagcacagcctctccatgggacacagctctgctggcatcAGGGAGGGACATGAGGGTAATGGACAGGGGCTGGggcggggcaggagggcaggcagGATGCGTGTGcgtgagtgtgagtgtgagtgtgtgtgtgtgagtgtgattgtgtgtgtgtgtctgtttgtgtgtgtgtgtgagtgtgtgtgacCTCTCAGGTGGCCTCTCCTGCTTCACACACACTcgcacacacactcacacacacactcacacactcacacactcacacacactcacacacactcacactcacacacacactcacacacacactcacacactcacacactcacacactcacacactcacacactcacacacacagccTGACAGGTCACTGCCCCCGAGCAGTGCCGGGGCACCCCGGCTGtgcacagagcccagcccagccgcCTCACGCACGGAAGTTTTTTGGCAGAGCTCCGTGCGACTGCagcactcctgtccctggggcaGGCGAGCAGGCCAGCGCTGTGTgttggggacaggagggacagctCGGGACAGCCACGGCCGGCCCTGGAGGGAGCACGCTGAGCCTGCCAGCACCCCG
The sequence above is drawn from the Taeniopygia guttata chromosome 17, bTaeGut7.mat, whole genome shotgun sequence genome and encodes:
- the LOC105758784 gene encoding uncharacterized protein — translated: MDRGVTVENPYASVNIPREQFQQSFITRYLRDEPTIIANPAAVPSYGTEGHTEPAHGWNSTTISTDKSWSRPHNPYASLRMPNGDSSASFYTVTLDKPAKGREQGAGRRCGCCSCCSCCPKCCCVIS